Below is a genomic region from Delftia tsuruhatensis.
TGAGCCCTTCCTGCGCGAAGTAGCCCTTGGCATCGGCCACCATCAAGGCGGCATATTGCCCGTTGCGCAGCCAGGACAGGGCGATCCGGACCTGTTCGGGGGCCTGCTGGGCCTGCGCGGAAAAGCTGCCTGCCAGCCCCAGGCACAGGGCGGCGATGGCGCGAAAAAACACGGAGGCAGTCATGGTGGACTCCTTGGAATGGGTCGGTGGAATGGGGGAAACCGTGGTGCGCGGCCATGGCCGGCGCAGGCGCAGCGGGTACAGGTACGGCGGCTCACCGCCCGTCCTGGCGCATGCGCTCGCTCCAGTTGATGCGCCGGCCTGTGACCTGGACCAGCACGAAGATCAGGTACGACAGCAGGGCCGCCAGCAGCGCCACCGCATACACCTGGTCGCCCCGGTACTGGGCCATGCCGCGGTTGATGACGAAGCCCAGGCCCTCGGTGGAGACCATCCACTCGGCCACCACGGCCACGATGATGCTGCCCGAGCCCGTGATCTCCTGCGCGGCCAGGACGTAGGGCAGCGAGTACGGCAGGCGCACCTTCAGGAACACCTTCCAGGCCGGCACATCGAGGATGCGCATGCGGTCCAGCACCACCGCATCCACCGCCTCCAGGCCGCGCATGGTGTTGACCAGCACGGGGAAAAAGCCCGCCACCGCGACGATGGCCACGCGGGTCCAGAGCCCGTCGCCCACGGCCAGCACCAGCACCGAGGCCAGGGCCACATAGGGAATGTTGCGCAAGGTGATGGCCGCCGGCATGAGCAGCGGATTGGCGAACGGCACGGCCACGAACAGCACGGCCAGCGCGATGCCGGCCACGTTGGCCAGCAAGAAGCCCCAGGCCGCCGCCTGCAGGGTCACCAGCAGGTGGTGGGTGACGAACGATGTCTCCTGCGTCAGGACGGCGAAGACCTGGGCGGGCCGGGGAATCACGAACTCCGGCAGGTCGGACAGGGCGATCGCCAGATACCAGAGCCCGAAGATGGAGACCAGCGGAAAGGCCAGGCGCGCACCCAGGCGCAGCCAGGAGTACCAGGCCCTGGCGCCCTCGCCACGCTGGCGCCGGCCGTGCGGCGATGGCGCGGCGGGTGAAAGGATTTTCGGGTTCATGCGACCCTCCGGTCGCTGCCGAACAGCAGCCCGCGCACGCGGTCGGTGATTTCCACGAACTCGCGGCTGGTGCGAAAGGCCGCCGTGCGCGGACGCCGCTCGCCCACTTCCAGGTCGGCCACGATGCGGCCCGGCGAGCCCGAAAACACCAGCACGCGGTTGGACAGCAGCACGGCCTCATCGACATGGTGGGTGACGAACAGCACGGTCTTGGGACGCCTGGCCAGCTCGGTCCCCAGCCACATGCCCAATTCCTCGCGCTTCATCTCGTCCAGCGCCGAGAACGGCTCGTCCATCAGCAGCACGTCGGGGTCATGGGCGATGGCCGAGGCGAAGTTGACGCGCTGCAGCATGCCTCCGGACAGGCGGTGCGGCCACTGCTGCTCATGCCCGGCCAGGCCGAAGTCGCGCAGCAGCGCGTCGGCCGCCAGGCCGGCCCTGCCCGTCACCTGCTGCGTGAACCGCACATCCTCGATGGCCCGCTTCCACGGCAGCACGGCCGGCCGCTGGGACACCAGGCCCAGCCTGCGCTGGCGCCGCATGGTGGACGGCGGCAGCCCTGCCACCAGGATGCTGCCGCTGCTGGGCTGGTCCAGGTCCGCCACCAGGCGCAGCAAGGTGGTCTTGCCGCAGCCGGAGGGTCCGACCAGGGCGACGAACTGCCCTGCCTCTATGCGCAGGTTGACGGTATCGAGCGCCCGCACGCGGCCATAGCTGCGGGTCACATTGTTCAGATGGATTTGGGCCGACATGGAAAGACCTCCTGCCTCAGGTCCTGGCTTGGCGGCTCTGGAAATGCTGGGACAGCGCATCGAAGCCGCCCTGGAAGACGCCGCCACCGATCAGCGTGCAAAGCGCCAGCTCCTGCTCGGCGGGGCAGTCGAAATCCGCCGTCCACTGCGCAAAGGTCCGGTCGCCGTCCGTCACGGGCAGCAGGCGCAGGGTGGCGACATAGCCGCTGACGCCCATGGGGCTTTCCAGGATGGCGTAAGTACACGAGAAATCATGGTCGGACAGCGCCAGCAGCTGTTCGCGGATCAGGCCGCCGTCGCGGGTGTGAAAGTGCCGGATGCAGCCGATCCGGTCCGAGGGCCCGTCGCCCTCGATCCGGCTGTCGGCGATGCCGGGGTGCCACTGGGGCAGCGCGTTGAAGTCGCGGATCCGGGACCAGACCTGTGCGATGGGGGCGTTGATCACGCTGGATGCGAGGACGTGGGCCATGACAGTCTCCTGTGGGATGGGAAGGGATGGACAAGGCAATGCAGGGGAAGATGGAGCCCTTGCGGGCGACAGCCGATGCGGCCCGGCCCTCAGCCGGCCGCCGGCTGGCCGTGCAGCCGCAGGCGCGTGAATCGGCGGGCGGTGTCGGTCAGCGCCTGCTCGGCCGGCAGGCGCTCCATGGAGCTGGCGCCGTAGAAGCCATGCACGGCCGGGCAGCGGGAAAAGATCCACTGCGCATCCTCGGGCATGGCAATGGGGCCGCCGTGGCACAGCACCAGTACCTCGGGGTTGACGGCAAGCGCCGCCTCGGCACAGTCGTTGATGAGCCGCGCGCAGTCGTCCAGGGAGCGCACCGTGCCGGCGCCCATGCGCCCGCCCGATGTCAGCCCCATGTGGCAGACCACGATGTCCGCTCCCGCCCCGGCCATGTCGCGTGCCTGCTGCACGTCGAACACATAGGGCGTGGTCAGCAAGTCCATGGCACGGGCATGCGCCACCAGCTCGACCTCCAGGCCGTAGCCCATGCCGGTTTCCTCCAGATTGGCGCGGAAGTTGCCGTCGATCAGCCCCACCGTGGGGAAGTTCTGTATGCCGGAGAAGCCCAGTTCGGCCAGGTGCTGCAGGAACGGGCCGGTCATCATGAAGGGGTCGGTGCCGTTGACCCCTGCCAGCACCGGCGTGTGCCGCACGACAGGAAGCACTTCGCCGGCCATCTGGCACACGATGTCATTGGCATTGCCGTAGGCCAGCAGGCCTGCCAGCGAGCCGCGCCCCGCCATGCGGTAGCGCCCGGAGTTGTAGATCACGATCAGATCGACGCCGCCATCCTCCTCGCATCGGGCGGACAGGCCGGTGCCCGCGCCCGCGCCGATCAGCGGCAGGCCCCGGGCCAGCCGGTCGCGGAATCGTCGCAGCAGGTCCTGCCTGGGAATTCTCGCCATGGTGTCACTCCTCGATGGTGGGGTTGCCGGCGCCGCCGACTTCGGTCCATGCCTGCACCAGGGCCTGGGCAAACGCGGGGTCGTTGATGTGGTGGGGCAGGCGCACCAGTTGCCTATCGGGCCCCGGGCGGAAATGGCGCTCCAGGCCATCGAACAGTGCGCGATCGGCCTCGGGATCATGGAAAGCGGCCCCGGCCTGGTCCAGCGCCGAGATTCCGCCCTCGGGAAGCAGCAGGCGCACGGGGCCCTGCATGGCATTGAGCTTGCGTGCCAGAAACTCTGCTATGGCCTGGCACTCCCGGGCCGTGGTGCGCATCAGCGTGACGCTGGGGTTGTGCACATGGAACAGGCGCCCGGCGAACCGGGGCGGCACGGTGTCCGGGGCACCGAAATTCACCATGTCCAGCGCCCCGACCGAGCCCACCCATGGCAGGCGGCGGCGCGCGAAGACATCGAGCCGGCCCGGCCCCGCGGACAGCACGCCGCCCACGATCTCATCGGCGATCTCCGTGGTCGAGACATCGATCACGCCCGCCAGCAGGCCCGAGTCCGCCAGCTTTTCCATGCTCTGGCCGCCCGTGCCGGTGGCGTGAAAGACCAGGCAGTCGAATTGCGGCTCCAGCGCCGAGGCGACGGCCTGCACACAGGGCGTGGTGACTCCGAACATGGACAGGCCCACCGCCGGCTTGCAGGCCTGCTGCTGGGGCAGGTCCGCCCCCACCATGCCGGCCATGGCGCTGGCGGCGTTGGCAAGCACCTTCTCGCTGATGCGGTTCAGGCCTTGCACATCGGTCACGGAATACATCATGCAGATGTCGCTGGCGCCCACGTAGCCGCGCACATCGCCACTGGCCATGGTGCTGACCATGAGCTTGGGACAGCCCACCGGCAGCGCACGCATGGCCGGCGCCACCAGGGCCGTGCCGCCCGAGCCGCCTGCGGACAACAGCCCGCCCAGGTCGTCCCGGGTCTGCACGAAACGCTCGAATGCCTGGGCCATGGCGGCGACCGCACGGCCCCGGTCCGTGACGAAGACGGCCGGGCTGCCTTGCGGATGGTGGGCCGCGACCTGCTGCGGCAGGACATCGGTGGCCGTGCTGTCGCCACTCGTGGACAAGTCGACCGTGACCACGCGCACGCCCAGCCGCTCCAGGCACTGGCGCAGGTAGTGCAGTTCGCGCCCCTTGGTGTCGAAGGTACCCGCCACATAGGCGGCCTGGCGGCGCCGCGGCGGTTCAACGGGCGCATCGATCACACTGGAACCATCCATGTGGGCCATTCGGGTTGCCTCCTTGTCGGTTGTCCATCGCCTTGCAGCACACCGCCTGAAGCCTCTGGAGAAACCAGCCTCCGGGCTTCGGCAAAAATGAGACTTGCGTCTAATTTTGAGATTCGAGTATCTCGTTAGGAAAATTCTATGAAAAACATGATTTCAATGGCTATTCTTTTGATACCCATTTACCCGCATAGCTCCTGACATGCCCTCACAACGCAGCAAACCCTCCCGTTCGGCGCCCGCACCCACCAGCGGGGTCAGGGCATCCACCCGCAAGCTCCTGCTGGACACGGCCATGGAGTTGATCCAGCGCCAGGGCCACATCCCCGCCGTGGCCGAGATCGCTGCGGCATCAGGCATCTCGCGGGCCACCGCCTATCGCTACTTTCCCAGCCGCAGTGCGCTGGTGACGGCGGTCATCGAGGCATCGCTGGGCCCGGTGCGCGAGCTGGCGCCGGACCGGCTGGACGGACGGGAAAGAGTCACGGCGCTGTTCAAGCGCACGTTTCCGCGTTTCAAGGAATTCGAACCCCAGCTGCGCGCCGCCGCGCAGCTGGCCCTGGAGCAATGGGCGCTGGAGCGGGCCGGCCTGTTGCAGGAGGAGCCCTACCGGCGTGGCAGCCGCATCCGCATCCTGGAGCACGCGCTGCAGCCCTTCGAATCGAGCATGCCCAAGGCCGTGCGCGACAGGCTGCACCAGGCCTTGTCCATCATCTACGGCATCGAGCCCTATGTGATCCTGAAAGACATCTGGGGCGCCAGCAACCGCCAGGTGGAGGGCACGGCGCTGTGGATCGCCCAGGCCCTGGTGGACGCAGCCATGCGGGAAGCGCAGGCCCAGGCCGGCGACATGGCGCCTGACCAGGCGCTCCACCGCCCCGCCGCACCATCCAGGGGCACAACCTGACGCGGCGCGCCGCAAGGCCCGTGGCCACGCCCCGCCCCCGGGCATGACGGCACCGCCAGGGTGCACACGGCGCACACCGCGGCTGGCACCCATCTTGCAACGCACCAGCACGCTCCCGCCCTGACCGGCACGTCGCACCAAAACGGGTTCGACGGCCGGTCGCAACAGGGTTTACCGGGAGCAGAGATTTCCCATGATCTGTATACACTTTTTGTATGGATGTTGGTGCCAGCCCGTGCCATGCCAAGGTCCGTTCCGATAAATCAGCGAGGAGACAAATCCCCATGCATTCTTCCGTTCATCCCGTCGATGAGGTGCTGCCCGCGGGCAAGCTCACGGCGCTGGGCCTGCAGCACGTTCTCGTGATGTATGCGGGCGCCGTGGCCGTGCCCCTGATCGTCGGCCGCGCGCTCAACCTGCCGCCCGAGCAGGTGGCCCACCTGATCTCGGCCGACCTGTTTTGCTGTGGCCTGATCACGCTGATCCAGGCCATGGGCGCCACCCAGTGGTTCGGCATCAAGCTGCCCGTGATGATGGGCGTGACCTTCGCCAGCGTGGCGCCCATGGTGTCCATGGCGCAGACCACGGGCGGCTCGGCGGGGGCCGGGCTGATCTTCGGCTCGGTCATCGGGGCGGGGGTGGTCTCCATCCTCATCGCCCCGCTGATCAGCCGCATGCTGCGCTTTTTCCCGCCTGTGGTGACCGGCACCATCATCGCCGTCATCGGCATCAGCCTGATGCGCGTGGGCGTGAACTGGATCTTCGGCAACCCCGTGGGCCCGACCGCGCCCAGCGTGCCCAACCCCGAGCACCTGAAGTGGCTGGCCGACGCCCAGGCCACGGCCGGCGCGCCGGGCTCCTCGCTGCCGCCCGTGCCCAAGGGCTTCGCGGTCGTGCCCACCATCCCCAACCCCAAGTACGCGGACCTGACCGGCGTGGGCATCTCGGCCGTCGTGCTGCTGTCCATCCTGCTGATCGCGCGCTTCGCCAAGGGCTTCCTGGCCAACGTCTCGGTGCTGATGGGCATCCTGATCGGCGGCGTGCTGTCCGTGGCCATGGGCCTGATGGACTTCAGCAAGGTCGCCAAGGCCGAGTGGTTCACCCTGGTGCTGCCCTTCGAGATCGCCACCCCCGTGTTCGACCCCATCCTCATCCTCACCATGAGCCTGGTGATGGTGGTGGTGATGATCGAGTCCACCGGCATGTTCCTGGCACTGGGCGACATGACCAACCGCGAGATCAGCCAGGACGAACTGACGCGCGGCCTGCGCACCGACGGCCTGGGCACGCTGATCGGCGGAATCTTCAACACCTTCCCCTACACCAGCTTCTCGCAGAACGTGGGCCTGGTCGCCGTCACCGGCGTCAAGAGCCGCTGGGTCTGCGTGGCCGGCGGCGTGATCCTGATCATCCTGGGCGTGCTGCCCAAGATGGGCGCCCTGGTCGAATCCCTGCCCACCGTGGTGCTGGGCGGCGCGGGCCTGGTGATGTTCGGCATGGTGGCCGCCACCGGCATCCGCATCCTGAGCAACGTGGATTTCCAGACCAATCGCAACAACGCCATGATCGTCGCCGTCTCCATCGGCGTGGGCATGATTCCCCTGGTCGCCCCGAATTTCCGCCAATGGATGCCCCACAGCATTCATCCACTGATCGAATCCGGTATCCTGCTGGCCTCGATTACCGCCGTGGCACTGAACGTTTTCTTCAACGGAGCCAGCAGCGACACCTCTGCTGCCGTCCGGGCCGCGCGCCAGGCCGACGCCCACTGATGAGACAGTGCCCGCCCTGGCGGGCACGCCCAGCAACCGCCCGGCCTACCCGCCGTGCAGTCCGCCCCCTGCCATCCATCGGTGCCAGGGGGCTTGTTG
It encodes:
- a CDS encoding ABC transporter permease, which encodes MNPKILSPAAPSPHGRRQRGEGARAWYSWLRLGARLAFPLVSIFGLWYLAIALSDLPEFVIPRPAQVFAVLTQETSFVTHHLLVTLQAAAWGFLLANVAGIALAVLFVAVPFANPLLMPAAITLRNIPYVALASVLVLAVGDGLWTRVAIVAVAGFFPVLVNTMRGLEAVDAVVLDRMRILDVPAWKVFLKVRLPYSLPYVLAAQEITGSGSIIVAVVAEWMVSTEGLGFVINRGMAQYRGDQVYAVALLAALLSYLIFVLVQVTGRRINWSERMRQDGR
- a CDS encoding ABC transporter ATP-binding protein — its product is MSAQIHLNNVTRSYGRVRALDTVNLRIEAGQFVALVGPSGCGKTTLLRLVADLDQPSSGSILVAGLPPSTMRRQRRLGLVSQRPAVLPWKRAIEDVRFTQQVTGRAGLAADALLRDFGLAGHEQQWPHRLSGGMLQRVNFASAIAHDPDVLLMDEPFSALDEMKREELGMWLGTELARRPKTVLFVTHHVDEAVLLSNRVLVFSGSPGRIVADLEVGERRPRTAAFRTSREFVEITDRVRGLLFGSDRRVA
- a CDS encoding SRPBCC family protein — its product is MAHVLASSVINAPIAQVWSRIRDFNALPQWHPGIADSRIEGDGPSDRIGCIRHFHTRDGGLIREQLLALSDHDFSCTYAILESPMGVSGYVATLRLLPVTDGDRTFAQWTADFDCPAEQELALCTLIGGGVFQGGFDALSQHFQSRQART
- a CDS encoding phosphoenolpyruvate hydrolase family protein, giving the protein MARIPRQDLLRRFRDRLARGLPLIGAGAGTGLSARCEEDGGVDLIVIYNSGRYRMAGRGSLAGLLAYGNANDIVCQMAGEVLPVVRHTPVLAGVNGTDPFMMTGPFLQHLAELGFSGIQNFPTVGLIDGNFRANLEETGMGYGLEVELVAHARAMDLLTTPYVFDVQQARDMAGAGADIVVCHMGLTSGGRMGAGTVRSLDDCARLINDCAEAALAVNPEVLVLCHGGPIAMPEDAQWIFSRCPAVHGFYGASSMERLPAEQALTDTARRFTRLRLHGQPAAG
- a CDS encoding Tm-1-like ATP-binding domain-containing protein, with product MDGSSVIDAPVEPPRRRQAAYVAGTFDTKGRELHYLRQCLERLGVRVVTVDLSTSGDSTATDVLPQQVAAHHPQGSPAVFVTDRGRAVAAMAQAFERFVQTRDDLGGLLSAGGSGGTALVAPAMRALPVGCPKLMVSTMASGDVRGYVGASDICMMYSVTDVQGLNRISEKVLANAASAMAGMVGADLPQQQACKPAVGLSMFGVTTPCVQAVASALEPQFDCLVFHATGTGGQSMEKLADSGLLAGVIDVSTTEIADEIVGGVLSAGPGRLDVFARRRLPWVGSVGALDMVNFGAPDTVPPRFAGRLFHVHNPSVTLMRTTARECQAIAEFLARKLNAMQGPVRLLLPEGGISALDQAGAAFHDPEADRALFDGLERHFRPGPDRQLVRLPHHINDPAFAQALVQAWTEVGGAGNPTIEE
- a CDS encoding TetR/AcrR family transcriptional regulator, which encodes MPSQRSKPSRSAPAPTSGVRASTRKLLLDTAMELIQRQGHIPAVAEIAAASGISRATAYRYFPSRSALVTAVIEASLGPVRELAPDRLDGRERVTALFKRTFPRFKEFEPQLRAAAQLALEQWALERAGLLQEEPYRRGSRIRILEHALQPFESSMPKAVRDRLHQALSIIYGIEPYVILKDIWGASNRQVEGTALWIAQALVDAAMREAQAQAGDMAPDQALHRPAAPSRGTT
- a CDS encoding nucleobase:cation symporter-2 family protein, translated to MHSSVHPVDEVLPAGKLTALGLQHVLVMYAGAVAVPLIVGRALNLPPEQVAHLISADLFCCGLITLIQAMGATQWFGIKLPVMMGVTFASVAPMVSMAQTTGGSAGAGLIFGSVIGAGVVSILIAPLISRMLRFFPPVVTGTIIAVIGISLMRVGVNWIFGNPVGPTAPSVPNPEHLKWLADAQATAGAPGSSLPPVPKGFAVVPTIPNPKYADLTGVGISAVVLLSILLIARFAKGFLANVSVLMGILIGGVLSVAMGLMDFSKVAKAEWFTLVLPFEIATPVFDPILILTMSLVMVVVMIESTGMFLALGDMTNREISQDELTRGLRTDGLGTLIGGIFNTFPYTSFSQNVGLVAVTGVKSRWVCVAGGVILIILGVLPKMGALVESLPTVVLGGAGLVMFGMVAATGIRILSNVDFQTNRNNAMIVAVSIGVGMIPLVAPNFRQWMPHSIHPLIESGILLASITAVALNVFFNGASSDTSAAVRAARQADAH